The following are from one region of the Sulfurimicrobium lacus genome:
- a CDS encoding cytochrome C encodes MMSTLHTGGTMRITMRRFTVGVSRGALRNVALVFGVLGISASMLPIDAQALPLFARQTGQNCVACHAGGQFPELTPYGRAFKLTGYTIGDRVAVPLSVMGYASYTKVSDTSKSDNPAADFAKNGKPVIGGGSVFAGGKITDNIGAFIQWTYDNYAAQGVNGEWHGHSSMDNVDIRYADRFISPKRDLIFGVSLNNNPSVSDPWNTASAWMQYVPGAGVPANQFNDAATPYPGNSSGGNVAGLTAYMYLNKLLYAELGEYRTANGVFSPFSMGSDNVGTTHLQGSNNPYWRLALTHEWGPHNIMVGTSGNIAHIYDDPTDTSDPNSVSKILSTGLDAQYQYILDPHTITAQLAYMRQRTNYSANTVAGNAGAGSPLGFVAADGVTPLADPNNSDTTNTFRAKLSYVYQAKYGGSLAYFNLTGSTNTANQTSGYDPTTGLITSDPNGLLGATALSTRVNGNLSGNPATRGFTYEAFWMPVQYARVGVQYTAYSKYNGATDNYDGLGRNASDNNTLFFYVWGAY; translated from the coding sequence ATGATGAGCACCTTACATACCGGGGGAACAATGAGAATAACCATGAGAAGATTTACGGTGGGGGTGTCACGAGGCGCTTTGCGCAATGTGGCTCTGGTGTTCGGCGTGCTGGGAATATCCGCGTCGATGCTCCCCATCGATGCGCAGGCACTGCCGCTTTTTGCACGCCAAACCGGGCAAAACTGTGTGGCTTGCCACGCCGGCGGGCAGTTTCCAGAACTGACGCCCTACGGTCGCGCGTTCAAGTTGACCGGTTACACCATAGGCGACCGTGTCGCTGTGCCGTTGTCGGTTATGGGATACGCCTCTTACACCAAGGTCAGCGACACCTCGAAAAGCGACAATCCGGCAGCGGATTTCGCCAAAAACGGTAAGCCCGTTATCGGGGGCGGGAGCGTTTTCGCCGGCGGCAAAATCACCGATAATATCGGCGCGTTCATCCAGTGGACCTACGATAACTACGCGGCACAAGGCGTCAATGGGGAATGGCATGGCCATTCCTCGATGGATAACGTCGATATCCGCTATGCCGACCGGTTCATCAGCCCGAAGCGGGATCTGATCTTCGGCGTCAGCCTGAACAACAATCCCTCGGTTTCCGATCCATGGAACACTGCCTCAGCCTGGATGCAATATGTTCCAGGGGCCGGTGTGCCCGCCAACCAGTTCAACGATGCGGCCACGCCGTATCCCGGCAACAGTTCCGGCGGTAATGTCGCGGGCCTTACCGCGTATATGTATCTGAACAAGCTGCTCTATGCGGAATTGGGCGAATATCGCACGGCCAACGGGGTTTTCTCCCCGTTTTCAATGGGAAGTGACAATGTGGGTACGACACACCTGCAGGGCAGTAACAACCCCTATTGGCGGCTGGCGCTAACGCACGAGTGGGGGCCGCATAACATCATGGTAGGCACTTCCGGAAATATCGCGCACATCTACGATGACCCTACGGACACATCCGATCCGAACAGCGTTTCCAAAATATTGAGTACCGGTCTCGATGCTCAATACCAGTACATTCTCGATCCGCACACGATCACGGCACAGCTTGCCTACATGCGGCAAAGAACGAACTATTCGGCAAACACTGTCGCCGGCAATGCCGGGGCCGGGTCGCCTTTGGGGTTTGTTGCTGCAGACGGAGTTACTCCCCTGGCAGACCCCAATAATTCCGATACGACCAACACGTTCCGCGCCAAGTTGTCCTATGTCTACCAGGCCAAATACGGCGGCAGTTTGGCCTACTTCAACCTGACCGGCTCCACTAACACAGCGAACCAGACTTCCGGTTACGACCCAACAACCGGACTGATAACCAGCGATCCCAATGGCTTGCTTGGTGCGACGGCTTTGTCCACGCGCGTTAACGGCAACCTCTCAGGCAACCCGGCCACCCGCGGCTTTACATACGAAGCCTTCTGGATGCCGGTGCAATATGCTCGCGTCGGTGTGCAATACACCGCTTACAGCAAGTACAACGGCGCAACCGACAACTACGATGGCTTGGGCCGAAACGCAAGCGACAACAACACGCTCTTCTTCTATGTGTGGGGTGCATATTGA
- a CDS encoding c-type cytochrome: MKKILLTLAVGLAVGSSGCSNIERSRDLANPNVPASVTAVQVCSNCHGIDGNSVSPNFPRLAAQQPAYIVEQLTNFRGQHRADPAGFEYMWGLSHHLTDDQIKGLADYFSKQVAQPNAPVDAKLAAAGKEIYEKGLPAKEAPPCIACHGPKGEGLANFPRLADQHQDYMIKQLQVFQRTDERPNTPMTQVAHLLSLEEMKAVTGYLQAFPSDK; this comes from the coding sequence ATGAAGAAAATTTTATTAACGCTGGCTGTCGGACTGGCTGTTGGCAGTTCCGGCTGCTCCAACATAGAACGCTCGCGCGACCTCGCCAACCCGAATGTCCCGGCATCGGTGACCGCCGTCCAGGTCTGCTCGAACTGCCATGGCATCGACGGCAATTCCGTATCACCGAATTTTCCGCGACTCGCCGCCCAACAGCCCGCCTACATCGTCGAACAGCTGACGAATTTCAGAGGTCAGCACCGCGCCGATCCAGCCGGCTTCGAGTACATGTGGGGCTTGAGCCACCACCTTACCGACGATCAGATCAAGGGGCTCGCCGACTATTTCTCGAAGCAGGTTGCGCAGCCCAATGCGCCGGTCGATGCGAAGCTGGCGGCCGCGGGCAAGGAAATTTACGAGAAAGGTTTGCCGGCCAAGGAAGCGCCTCCCTGCATCGCGTGCCACGGACCCAAAGGGGAAGGGCTTGCCAACTTCCCACGGCTTGCAGATCAGCACCAGGACTACATGATCAAGCAACTGCAAGTCTTCCAGAGAACCGATGAACGGCCGAATACGCCAATGACACAGGTTGCGCATTTGCTTTCTCTCGAGGAGATGAAGGCGGTAACCGGCTATTTGCAGGCGTTTCCAAGCGACAAATGA
- a CDS encoding YceI family protein, whose protein sequence is MKRYLAAFAVMGALATPARAADSYTTDPDFTAPTFEVTHLGFTTQHGRFNKSSGKAMIDFAARKGSVDFTVYTESLDMGSGAWTKHLFDEGLFNVRKYPTMTFKSDKLIFDGNKVVAAEGQFTMIGVTRPLKVSVNGFQCGSHPANKKAMCAGDVTATIRRSDFGLTKYIPAVSDEVQISVPVEAYKN, encoded by the coding sequence ATGAAAAGATACTTAGCTGCTTTCGCTGTTATGGGTGCGCTGGCCACGCCTGCGCGCGCTGCCGACAGCTACACCACCGATCCCGACTTTACCGCCCCGACTTTCGAGGTGACTCACCTGGGTTTCACGACACAACATGGCCGTTTCAACAAGTCGAGCGGCAAAGCCATGATCGATTTTGCGGCCAGGAAGGGCAGCGTCGACTTCACGGTCTACACCGAGTCGCTCGATATGGGTTCGGGCGCCTGGACGAAGCACTTGTTCGACGAGGGCTTGTTCAATGTGAGGAAGTATCCGACCATGACTTTCAAATCGGACAAACTGATTTTCGATGGCAACAAAGTTGTTGCGGCGGAAGGTCAATTCACCATGATCGGCGTAACCAGACCACTCAAGGTTTCGGTGAACGGTTTCCAGTGCGGCAGCCATCCGGCGAACAAGAAGGCGATGTGCGCCGGCGATGTCACTGCGACCATCAGGCGCTCTGATTTCGGGTTGACCAAGTACATACCGGCGGTGAGCGACGAAGTCCAAATCAGCGTTCCGGTCGAAGCCTACAAGAACTGA
- a CDS encoding class I fructose-bisphosphate aldolase codes for MTDITALLGGEAESLLTHQCKVSKDMLHLPGPDYVDRIVSQKDLRPGVLRAMQTLFDHGRMGGSGYLSILPVDQGIEHSGGASFAPNPIYFDPENIVKLAIEGGCNAVASTLGVLGSVARKYAHKIPFIVKINHNEILSLPEIYDQTLFASVDQAFDMGAVAIGATVYYGSPESRRQIQEISEAFAHAHELGMATILWAYLRNPGFKKDGIDYHTSADLTGQANHLAATIEADIVKQKQAENNGGYTAIKFGKTHPKVYSELTSDHPIDLTRYQVVNCFMGRAGMINSGGASGGADDLAQAVRTAVINKRAGGMGLISGRKAFQKPMADGVKLLNAIQDVYLAKNVTVA; via the coding sequence ATGACCGATATCACCGCATTGCTCGGCGGAGAAGCCGAGAGTCTGCTAACCCACCAGTGCAAAGTATCCAAGGACATGCTGCACCTGCCCGGCCCGGATTACGTGGATCGCATCGTGTCCCAGAAAGACCTGCGCCCCGGCGTGCTGCGCGCCATGCAGACCCTGTTCGACCACGGGCGCATGGGGGGCTCCGGCTACCTCTCCATCCTGCCGGTGGACCAGGGCATCGAACACTCCGGCGGCGCTTCCTTCGCCCCCAACCCGATCTATTTCGACCCGGAAAACATCGTCAAACTCGCCATCGAGGGCGGCTGCAACGCGGTAGCCTCGACCCTCGGCGTGCTCGGCTCGGTGGCGCGCAAATACGCGCACAAGATTCCCTTCATCGTGAAAATAAATCACAACGAGATACTGTCGCTGCCGGAAATCTACGACCAGACCCTGTTCGCCAGCGTGGACCAGGCATTCGACATGGGCGCGGTCGCCATCGGCGCCACCGTGTACTATGGCTCCCCGGAGTCGCGGCGCCAGATCCAGGAAATCAGCGAAGCTTTCGCCCACGCCCACGAACTGGGCATGGCCACCATCCTCTGGGCCTATTTGCGCAATCCCGGCTTCAAGAAGGACGGCATCGACTACCACACCAGCGCCGACCTCACCGGCCAGGCCAACCACCTCGCCGCCACCATCGAGGCGGACATCGTCAAGCAGAAGCAGGCCGAGAACAACGGCGGTTACACCGCCATCAAGTTCGGCAAGACTCACCCCAAGGTATACAGCGAACTCACCAGCGACCACCCCATCGACCTGACCCGCTACCAGGTGGTGAATTGCTTCATGGGCCGCGCAGGCATGATCAATTCCGGTGGCGCATCGGGCGGCGCGGACGACCTCGCTCAAGCGGTACGCACTGCGGTGATCAACAAACGCGCTGGCGGAATGGGGCTGATCTCCGGACGCAAAGCGTTCCAGAAACCCATGGCGGACGGCGTGAAACTGCTGAATGCGATTCAGGACGTGTATCTGGCAAAAAATGTGACGGTGGCGTAA
- a CDS encoding MFS transporter, with the protein MSAKILAEGVRPREVWAWAMYDFANSGYTTVVITAVFNAYFVSVVAQGKDWGTFAWSAALALSYFLVMVTAPAVGAYADAFGAKKRLLLVTTIGCVAFTAALALVGKGDLYLAVALVVLSNYFFGSGENLIAAFLPELAKGDALGKVSGWGWSIGFVGGLVSLGAALAYISWAQGQGHEADSFVPVTMLITAGLFALSSLPTFLILKERALPQPHFAGRGMVAESLSRLGDTLHHARRYRDLARFLLCLVFYQAGIQAVIALAAIYAQQAMHFGTQETIRMVLLVNIMAAAGAFVFGHFQDRLGHIRTIALTLLGWMVMILVAYDADTPGKFWLAANIAGLCLGSSQSAGRALVGYLSPRERSAEFFGLWGLAVKLSSILGPLTYGLVSWISGGDHRLSMLITGSYFLAGLLLLMGVNAERGRHAALAEDNTPSRAS; encoded by the coding sequence ATGAGCGCAAAAATTCTGGCCGAAGGCGTGCGTCCGCGCGAGGTTTGGGCCTGGGCGATGTACGATTTCGCCAACTCGGGCTATACCACAGTGGTGATTACCGCTGTTTTCAATGCCTACTTCGTGTCCGTGGTGGCGCAGGGAAAGGACTGGGGCACATTCGCCTGGTCGGCAGCTCTTGCGCTGTCTTATTTTCTCGTCATGGTAACGGCGCCGGCCGTGGGCGCTTATGCTGACGCGTTCGGTGCCAAGAAGAGACTCCTGCTTGTCACTACCATCGGCTGCGTGGCTTTCACCGCCGCACTGGCGCTGGTAGGGAAGGGCGATCTGTACCTGGCGGTCGCGCTCGTGGTTCTCAGCAATTATTTTTTCGGCAGCGGCGAGAACCTGATCGCAGCCTTCCTGCCGGAACTGGCCAAGGGCGACGCCTTGGGCAAGGTCTCCGGGTGGGGGTGGAGCATCGGCTTTGTCGGCGGGCTGGTCAGCCTGGGTGCTGCGCTTGCCTATATCTCTTGGGCTCAAGGGCAGGGGCATGAGGCGGACAGTTTTGTGCCCGTAACCATGCTGATCACAGCCGGACTGTTCGCGCTTTCTTCGCTGCCCACCTTTCTGATTCTCAAGGAGCGTGCCTTGCCGCAGCCACACTTTGCGGGGCGCGGCATGGTCGCGGAGTCCCTGTCCCGTCTGGGCGACACGCTGCATCATGCGCGCCGCTATCGCGATCTGGCACGCTTTCTGTTGTGTCTGGTGTTCTACCAGGCGGGTATTCAGGCGGTCATTGCGCTGGCGGCCATTTATGCCCAGCAGGCTATGCATTTCGGCACGCAGGAAACCATCAGGATGGTGTTGCTGGTCAATATCATGGCAGCGGCCGGGGCCTTTGTGTTCGGCCACTTTCAGGACCGTCTTGGCCACATCCGCACCATCGCGCTGACGCTGCTGGGCTGGATGGTGATGATCCTGGTCGCCTATGACGCCGATACGCCGGGTAAATTCTGGCTGGCCGCGAACATTGCCGGCCTCTGCCTGGGCTCATCCCAGTCGGCCGGGCGCGCGCTGGTCGGTTACCTCAGTCCGCGCGAGCGCAGCGCGGAATTCTTCGGCTTGTGGGGGCTGGCAGTGAAATTGTCATCCATTCTGGGGCCGCTCACTTACGGCCTGGTGAGCTGGATTTCCGGGGGCGACCATCGTCTTTCCATGCTGATCACCGGCAGTTATTTTCTCGCTGGGCTGCTGCTCTTGATGGGCGTGAACGCAGAACGTGGCCGGCATGCAGCGCTGGCTGAGGACAACACCCCTAGTCGGGCTTCCTGA
- a CDS encoding sigma-54 interaction domain-containing protein — protein sequence MTATIDTNIPAELISLLDSFPEPKILLDEHYRILAANTAYRREFGSNRKIVGSYCYELSHHYDKPCDQAGENCPLRDSMENGELNRVFHVHHTSAGREHVEVEVVPVRNEAGNTTYFMETMHFLRHAHGGVRDHEMVGYSRSFNRMLELAKRVAARETSVLLLGESGTGKELVAHAIHDMSPRAASPFVAVECSGLTETLFESEMFGYEKGAFTGAIGRKIGLVEAVRGGTLFLDEVGDIPLSLQVKLLRLMEAGTYRRIGGVEPLRADFRLIAATHRDLAQMVRDGSFRQDLYFRINVFPIPLPPLRERTEDLPMLAERLLARLDPGRRITISKEAMNRLLNHDFPGNVRELRNILERASILADGNTILPQHLPADTSKTDKTEKGAEIIPPQAPPFNEILPLEKLEKRYLAWAAENFPGDRKTLAEHLGMSERTLYRKLRKPD from the coding sequence ATGACAGCCACCATTGACACAAACATTCCTGCCGAACTCATTTCGCTACTGGATAGCTTCCCGGAACCGAAGATTCTTCTTGACGAGCACTACCGCATACTTGCTGCCAATACAGCCTACCGGCGCGAATTCGGCAGCAACCGGAAAATCGTCGGGAGTTACTGCTATGAGCTGTCCCATCATTACGACAAGCCCTGCGACCAGGCCGGCGAGAACTGCCCGTTGCGAGATTCCATGGAAAACGGCGAGCTCAACCGTGTGTTCCACGTCCATCACACTTCGGCAGGAAGAGAACACGTTGAAGTGGAAGTGGTTCCGGTCAGGAACGAGGCCGGAAACACGACCTACTTCATGGAAACCATGCACTTCCTGCGCCATGCTCATGGCGGCGTCCGCGATCACGAAATGGTTGGCTACTCCCGCTCGTTCAATCGCATGCTCGAGCTCGCCAAGCGCGTCGCAGCACGTGAAACTTCGGTGCTGCTGCTGGGTGAATCAGGCACCGGCAAGGAACTGGTGGCGCACGCCATCCACGACATGAGCCCACGCGCGGCATCGCCTTTCGTGGCGGTGGAATGTTCCGGTCTGACCGAAACCCTGTTCGAGAGCGAGATGTTCGGTTACGAGAAAGGCGCCTTCACCGGCGCCATCGGACGCAAGATCGGACTGGTTGAAGCAGTGCGCGGAGGCACCTTGTTCCTCGACGAGGTCGGGGATATTCCCCTGTCGCTCCAGGTCAAGTTGCTGCGACTGATGGAGGCCGGAACTTACCGCCGCATCGGGGGCGTGGAACCGCTGCGCGCGGATTTCCGCCTGATCGCCGCCACCCACCGCGATCTGGCGCAAATGGTCAGGGACGGGTCGTTCCGGCAGGATCTTTACTTCCGCATCAACGTATTCCCCATCCCGCTGCCGCCGTTGCGCGAGCGGACCGAAGACCTGCCGATGCTGGCGGAAAGACTGCTGGCACGCCTCGATCCAGGCCGGAGAATCACCATCAGCAAGGAAGCCATGAACCGCCTGTTGAACCACGACTTTCCCGGCAATGTGCGGGAACTGCGCAACATTCTGGAGCGTGCGTCGATCCTCGCCGACGGCAATACCATCCTGCCGCAGCATTTGCCTGCCGACACGAGCAAAACAGACAAAACAGAAAAAGGGGCCGAAATTATTCCGCCCCAAGCCCCTCCATTCAACGAAATACTCCCGCTGGAAAAGCTGGAGAAACGTTACCTCGCCTGGGCGGCAGAAAATTTCCCGGGAGACCGAAAGACCCTGGCCGAACACCTGGGCATGAGCGAGCGCACCTTGTACCGCAAGCTCAGGAAGCCCGACTAG
- a CDS encoding NifB/NifX family molybdenum-iron cluster-binding protein yields MKVAVTSQNFKSITGHAGKSRRFLIFDVTVPCDPEEVGRLDLPMEMSFHEFAGGPHPLDDMDVILTASAGQGFINKLAQRGVKVVISGEKTPRTAVRDLFMGLVKPAAPHVHEHELDILQAKGHSCCSGHAQKC; encoded by the coding sequence ATGAAAGTCGCCGTAACCAGTCAGAACTTCAAGAGTATTACCGGGCATGCCGGCAAATCGCGCCGTTTTCTGATTTTCGACGTTACTGTTCCCTGTGACCCGGAGGAGGTGGGGCGACTCGACCTGCCCATGGAAATGTCGTTTCATGAATTTGCCGGCGGTCCCCATCCTCTCGACGACATGGATGTCATACTCACAGCAAGCGCCGGTCAGGGTTTTATAAATAAACTGGCACAACGCGGCGTAAAGGTGGTCATCAGCGGAGAAAAAACCCCGCGCACTGCGGTACGGGATTTATTCATGGGGCTGGTCAAGCCTGCTGCGCCCCATGTTCATGAACATGAACTGGATATTCTCCAGGCTAAAGGCCATTCCTGTTGCAGCGGGCATGCTCAGAAATGCTGA
- the aat gene encoding leucyl/phenylalanyl-tRNA--protein transferase, with translation MIAWLHPGDAFPHVTQALHDPNGLLAAGGDLSVPRLLEAYRHGIFPWFNPGDPILWWSPDPRMVLFPAELKVSRSLRKTLKKRDYEIRVDSAFRAVMQACGAPRAGAGGTWISDEMVAAYSALHGKGLAHSVEIWRNGELVGGLYGVALGRMFYGESMFSRATDASKIAFVHLVKQLERWGFGMIDCQMKTAHLATLGAREIPRAAFVLGLAQLIELPHQPGRWQFDHDLIE, from the coding sequence ATGATTGCCTGGCTGCATCCCGGCGACGCTTTTCCGCACGTAACGCAGGCGTTGCACGACCCTAACGGACTGCTTGCCGCGGGCGGGGATCTGTCCGTACCGCGTTTGCTTGAGGCCTACCGGCACGGAATTTTTCCATGGTTCAATCCCGGCGACCCGATTCTGTGGTGGAGCCCCGATCCGCGCATGGTGCTCTTTCCCGCCGAACTCAAGGTTTCGCGCTCGTTGCGTAAGACACTCAAAAAACGTGATTACGAGATTCGTGTCGACAGCGCTTTTCGCGCCGTGATGCAAGCCTGCGGCGCGCCTCGGGCAGGAGCCGGCGGAACCTGGATCAGCGATGAGATGGTTGCAGCTTATAGCGCATTGCATGGAAAGGGCCTCGCCCATTCGGTGGAAATCTGGCGCAACGGCGAATTGGTCGGCGGCCTGTATGGCGTGGCGCTAGGCCGCATGTTCTACGGTGAGTCCATGTTTTCCCGTGCCACGGACGCCTCCAAAATCGCCTTTGTCCACCTAGTGAAGCAACTGGAGCGCTGGGGCTTCGGCATGATCGACTGCCAGATGAAGACAGCCCATCTGGCCACGCTCGGGGCGCGAGAAATTCCCCGCGCCGCGTTTGTGCTGGGTCTGGCTCAGCTGATAGAATTGCCGCATCAACCCGGCCGCTGGCAGTTCGACCATGACCTCATTGAGTGA
- a CDS encoding arginyltransferase: protein MTSLSDLPPRQIQLYLTAPYQCSYLPEQSARSQVVTPNELVDDAVYSQLIRAGFRRSGLYTYRPQCDLCRACVPVRLLVDEFKPNRSQRRTWKRNQQLEATLRELVFDVRHYALYRRYQASRHAGGGMDQDSEDQYRQFLLLSGLNTLLLEFRDCAGLGAADSLHMVSVVDVVEDGLSSVYTFFDPDMPQAGFGTYNILWQAELCRRMGLPYLYLGYWIAESDKMAYKANFQPLEGLIDGQWQRLG, encoded by the coding sequence ATGACCTCATTGAGTGATCTTCCTCCTCGCCAGATCCAGCTTTACCTCACGGCGCCTTACCAGTGCAGCTACCTGCCGGAACAGAGCGCCCGTTCCCAGGTTGTGACGCCCAATGAACTGGTGGACGATGCCGTCTACAGCCAGCTGATTCGCGCCGGTTTCCGCCGCAGCGGCCTGTATACCTACCGCCCCCAGTGCGACCTTTGCCGCGCCTGCGTGCCGGTGCGTTTGCTGGTGGACGAATTCAAGCCTAATCGTTCCCAGCGCCGCACCTGGAAGCGCAATCAGCAGCTTGAGGCAACGCTGCGCGAACTGGTGTTCGACGTCCGGCATTACGCGCTTTACCGCCGCTACCAGGCGAGCCGGCACGCGGGTGGAGGCATGGACCAGGACAGCGAGGATCAATATCGCCAGTTTTTGCTCTTAAGTGGACTGAATACGCTGCTGCTGGAATTTCGTGATTGCGCCGGCCTGGGTGCGGCAGACAGCCTGCACATGGTGAGCGTGGTGGATGTGGTCGAAGACGGCTTGTCGTCGGTTTATACCTTTTTTGACCCCGATATGCCGCAAGCCGGTTTCGGTACGTACAACATCCTGTGGCAGGCCGAGTTGTGCCGCCGCATGGGTTTGCCTTATCTATATCTCGGCTACTGGATCGCCGAAAGCGACAAAATGGCCTACAAAGCCAATTTTCAACCGTTGGAAGGATTGATCGATGGACAGTGGCAACGCCTCGGCTAG
- a CDS encoding group III truncated hemoglobin: MDSGNASARKPLCAMIERARVDVVVHAFYDKLRAHPEMSGFFSHIEDFAQHEQHIAVFWWWAMGGRAERQRPFDMNGRHQPLGLNERAFEQWLAIFCETLHEQLPRELAEAWFDLAQGIGANLQRMMLEGKRPFILDRL, from the coding sequence ATGGACAGTGGCAACGCCTCGGCTAGGAAGCCGTTATGCGCCATGATCGAGCGGGCGCGTGTCGATGTGGTGGTGCACGCCTTTTATGACAAGCTGCGGGCTCATCCCGAGATGAGCGGTTTTTTCTCGCACATCGAGGATTTCGCGCAACACGAACAGCATATCGCCGTGTTCTGGTGGTGGGCCATGGGCGGGCGGGCCGAGCGCCAGCGGCCGTTCGACATGAATGGCAGGCACCAGCCACTGGGCCTGAACGAACGGGCGTTCGAACAATGGCTGGCGATTTTTTGTGAAACGCTGCATGAACAATTGCCGCGGGAACTGGCGGAGGCGTGGTTCGATCTGGCGCAAGGTATCGGCGCCAATCTGCAGCGCATGATGCTCGAGGGGAAACGGCCGTTCATATTGGATCGCCTGTAG
- a CDS encoding mechanosensitive ion channel family protein: MDKSLQSLDQVKASVLDMAIRFGPKLMVAIVILVAGYMVGRWVGRLIEGLLVRLKLESQVRDLLVRVARVLVLGLFAIMALQNLGIELLPLIAGLGVAGAGVALAMQGIIGNVAAGLTIIFTRPFHVGDYISISREEGEVLDISLFSTTLGHTDRSKVVIPNRKIVGEILHNYGRIRQLNIEVGIAYGTDVNVALQLIEKILRASSRVLQDPVPVFGVARLAESSVTISVTPWVTVSDYVVAVSEVNKAILETFREQNITMPLPQREVRMLGSDA; encoded by the coding sequence ATGGATAAGTCATTACAGTCACTTGATCAGGTGAAGGCGTCCGTTCTGGATATGGCCATCAGGTTCGGGCCGAAGCTGATGGTGGCGATCGTCATCCTCGTCGCCGGCTACATGGTCGGACGCTGGGTTGGCCGTCTCATCGAGGGCCTGCTCGTGCGGTTGAAGCTGGAATCTCAGGTTCGCGATCTGCTGGTGCGGGTCGCACGGGTACTGGTGCTGGGGCTGTTTGCGATAATGGCGCTGCAGAACCTCGGCATCGAGTTATTGCCGCTCATCGCCGGACTCGGCGTGGCCGGTGCGGGGGTCGCACTGGCGATGCAGGGCATCATCGGCAATGTCGCTGCGGGCCTGACCATCATCTTCACGCGTCCCTTCCATGTCGGAGATTACATCTCGATTTCCAGGGAGGAAGGGGAGGTTCTCGATATCAGCCTTTTCAGCACAACTTTGGGGCATACGGACCGGTCGAAGGTTGTGATTCCGAACCGCAAAATCGTCGGCGAGATTCTGCACAATTATGGCCGGATACGACAGCTCAACATCGAGGTGGGGATTGCTTACGGCACCGATGTCAATGTCGCCTTGCAACTGATCGAGAAGATACTGCGCGCGAGTTCCCGCGTGCTGCAGGATCCTGTGCCAGTATTCGGCGTTGCGCGGCTCGCCGAATCCAGCGTCACGATCAGCGTCACCCCGTGGGTGACTGTGTCCGACTACGTTGTGGCTGTGAGCGAGGTCAACAAGGCAATATTGGAGACGTTTCGCGAGCAGAACATCACCATGCCATTGCCGCAACGCGAAGTCAGAATGCTGGGAAGCGATGCGTGA
- a CDS encoding thymidylate synthase: MQQYLDLMRHVLSHGDKKSDRTGTGTVSVFGHQMRFDLAQGFPLVTTKKCHLKSIIHELLWFLQGSTNIKYLKDNGVSIWDEWADENGNLGPVYGYQWRSWPTPDGRHIDQISQVIEQIRNNPDSRRLIVSAWNVADVDKMKLPPCHAFFQFYVADGKLSCQLYQRSADIFLGVPFNIASYALLTMMVAQVCGLKLGDFVHTLGDAHLYLNHLEQTSLQLSREPRPLPAMRMNPDIKDIFAFKFEDFTLEGYDPHPAIKAPVAV, from the coding sequence ATGCAGCAATATCTCGATCTGATGCGCCATGTGCTGAGCCACGGCGACAAGAAATCCGACCGGACGGGTACCGGCACGGTGAGCGTGTTCGGCCACCAGATGCGATTCGACCTCGCCCAAGGGTTCCCGCTGGTGACGACCAAGAAATGTCACCTCAAATCCATCATTCACGAACTGCTGTGGTTCCTGCAGGGCAGTACCAATATCAAATACCTCAAGGACAACGGCGTCAGCATCTGGGACGAATGGGCCGATGAAAACGGCAATCTCGGCCCGGTCTACGGCTATCAGTGGCGCTCCTGGCCGACACCGGACGGGCGTCATATCGACCAGATCAGCCAGGTGATCGAGCAGATCAGGAATAATCCGGACTCCCGGCGCCTGATCGTTTCCGCCTGGAACGTGGCAGACGTGGACAAGATGAAGCTGCCGCCATGCCACGCCTTTTTCCAGTTCTACGTCGCCGACGGCAAGCTGTCCTGCCAGCTTTACCAGCGCAGCGCCGATATCTTTCTCGGGGTGCCGTTCAACATCGCCAGCTACGCCTTGCTGACCATGATGGTGGCGCAAGTGTGCGGCCTGAAACTCGGGGATTTCGTGCATACGCTGGGCGATGCGCACCTCTACCTCAATCACCTGGAGCAGACCAGTCTCCAGCTCTCCCGCGAGCCGCGTCCGTTGCCGGCGATGCGCATGAATCCCGATATCAAGGACATATTCGCGTTCAAATTCGAGGACTTCACCCTCGAAGGCTATGATCCCCATCCGGCGATCAAGGCGCCGGTGGCGGTATGA